One Rhizoctonia solani chromosome 3, complete sequence genomic region harbors:
- a CDS encoding Retrotransposable element Tf2 protein has translation MLDGSSPQAGKIWKKANLTFSFDGKRMTETFLICNTGSHAAILGLKWLDAHNPEIDWNLRTLSFPHTPPEHVAIAEEEEADKNPLEGVPPEYHQYAKVFGEEEFNKLPPHRHYDIGIELTEEGPLNSPLYSMTDAESATLKDWLRDKLKAGKIRPSKSSISSPVMFVPKKDGSRRLVVDYRRLNNRTKKNVYPLPRPDDLMAQLRGAKVFTKLDLRWGYNNVRVKEGDEWKTAFRTKYGLYESLVMTFGLTNAPASFQHFMNDLFKDLLDVCVIIYLDDILIYSKDDASHTQHVHKVLRRLMENQLFCKASKCTFHVTSVEYLGIIVSDQGFSLDKLKIQAVQEWPTPTKVKEVQSFLGFANFLRRFVANFSHMARPLHNLVKKDTPWNWDTKEQEAFQGLKDAITNAPVLCHADPSKPYFLETDASGAALGSILSQWQGDGRLHPLGFLSESFKGAEQNYDTHDKELLAIIRSFEYWRIFLEGTLHPVTVFTDHRNLEYWKESRTFNRRHARWHLLLAGYNFQIVYRPGKQSGKPDALSRRSDHADIPPAAQTMLPDPVFANIAMVTPEKELQRQIEAALDQDESLEEILQFLQNESKAPPSIKKAFKDYEMEAGLLFYQGRIVVPDVGTLRTDLLCIFHDSPLAGHPGRQQTLELVSRNYYWPGICADTYWHVDSCETCQRIRKPKYASIPPQPLELPSRPWQHLSYDMIVDLPKDGNHDSILVIIDSFTKYGIFVKCSKKLKAPELAELFLEHVWKRHGMPEKTVLDRGRVFNNKFLRALYKRLGIDPHFSSAYHPQSDGQTERVNPSIEHFLRAYSGVNQRDWAKWLPMAEFAYNNAVHSSTGKTPFKALYGWEPTLTPSNVPTDVPEADNLAQTMEAQWNEVESALRQSKQQMTAREDGNPTEFEIGEEVWLDARNVNLKTLSPKLTEQRLGPFKVTEKISSRAYRLELPPTMRIHNVFYVGLLSKVKRDKTRAFENCPPPVTVDGEEEYKVEGITDAEERNGKWFFQVKWKGYGSKENTWEPRENLKNAEKILEKYEKDMRKKALGAAKALKGGAVL, from the coding sequence atgctcgatgggtcaagcccccaggctggcaagatctggaagaaggctaatctaaccttctcctttgatggcaaacgaaTGACTGAGACCTTTCTCAtttgcaatacagggtctcatgccgccatcttaggattgaaatggttggatgcccacaatccggaaattgattggaacttgCGTACACTCTCCTTCCCCCATACACCGCCAGAACACGTGGCTATcgctgaggaggaggaagctgacaagaacccccttgaaggagtacccccagaataccatcaatacgccaaggtatttggggaggaagaattcaataagcttccacCTCACAGAcattatgacattgggatcgaactcacagaagaaggccccctgaACTCTCCCCtctatagcatgactgacgccgaatcagccacactcaaggactggctcagggacaagctcaaagcaGGCAAGATCCGGCCCAGCAAATCCTCTATCAGctcccccgtcatgtttgttccaaaaaaggatggttcccgccgcttggttgttgactaccgccgccttaacaaccggacaaagaaaaacgtATACCCATTACCCCGTCCCGAcgaccttatggcccagctccgcggcgccaaagtattcaccaaactagatctaagatggggttacaacaacgtccgtgTCAAAGagggtgatgaatggaaaaccgcgttCCGTACCAAATACGGCTTGTACGAGTCacttgtcatgacctttggcttaaccAACGCTCCGGCTtcattccaacatttcatgaatgatttgttcaaggACCTGCTTGATGTttgcgtcatcatataccttgatgacatcctgatctactccaaggatgacgcatcccacacccaGCACGTTCACAAAGTCCTACGCCGGCTGATGgaaaaccaattgttctgtaaagCGTCCAagtgtaccttccacgtcacttcagtggaatacctgggaatcattgtttcGGACCAAGGTTTTAGcttggacaagctcaagatccaggctgtacaggaatggcctaCGCCCActaaggttaaagaagtTCAAtcgttcctaggctttgccaacttcttaCGCcggtttgttgccaacttcagtcacatggcAAGGCCATTGCACAACCTAGTTAAGAAGGACACGCCGTGGAATTGGGATACcaaagaacaggaagcattccaagggttaaaggacgccatcaccaacgccccagtcCTCTGTCACGCAGACCCTAGTAAACCATACttccttgaaacagacgcatccgGCGCAGCtctaggttccatactcagtcaatgGCAGGGAGACGGACGCCTACACCCACTAGgattcctgtcagaatcattcaagggagcggaacaaaattatgacacccatgacaaggaactactagcaatcatccgttcctttgaatactggcgtatcttcttagAAGGAACTCTGCACCCTGTCACCGTGTTCACGGACCACCGTAACTTAGAgtattggaaggaatcccgcACGTTCAATCGTCGCCacgccagatggcacctGTTACTGGCtgggtataacttccaaattgtctatCGCCctgggaaacaatcagggaagccagatgcACTCTCACGCCGATCGGATCATGCCGACATTCCACCCGCcgcccagaccatgctccctgaccctgtatttgccaacatagCAATGGTAACCCCTGAGAAGGAACtccaacgccagattgaggcTGCCTTAGACCAAGatgaatccctggaggaaatattacaattcctccaaaatgaaTCTAAGGCACCCCCGTCCATTAAAaaggcattcaaggattacgaGATGGAGGCCGGTCTactattctaccaaggacgcatTGTAGTCCCAGATGTTGGTACCCTGAGAACAGATCTGCTTTGCATTTTCCATGATAGTCCATTGGCGGGTCACCCGGGTAGGCAACAAACTCTGGAACTGGTATCACgcaactactattggccGGGCATCTGCGCAGAcacgtattggcatgtggattcctgtgaaacctgtcaacggatcaggaaaCCAAAATACGCCTCAATCCCTCCGCAGCCGCTTGAACTCCCATCTAGACCATGGCAACACCTTTcctatgatatgattgtagaTTTGCCAAAGGACGGGAACCACGACTCCATCCTGGTCATAatagacagcttcaccaagtacgggatctttgtcaaatgctccaaaaagctgAAAGCGCCCGAGCTGGCGGAGctgttcctggaacacgtatggaaacgccaCGGAATGCCGGAGAAGACagtattggatagagggagggtctttaataacaaattcctacGGGCTCTTTACAAACGCCTTGGAATTGACCCGCACTTCTCATCGGCATACCACCCTCAAAGCGACGGCCAAACGGAACGGGTGAATCCCTCCATCGAACACTTCCTTAGGGCATACTCAGGGGTgaaccaaagggactgggCCAAATGGCTCCccatggcggagtttgcctataacaacgccgtacatagcagcacgggcaaaactcccttcaaggccttgtatGGTTGGGAACCCACCCTAACACCCTCCAACGTACCAAcggacgtcccagaagcagacaatcTAGCCCAAAccatggaagcacaatggaacGAAGTAGAGTCTGCTctccggcaatctaagcaacaaATGACAGCCAGGGAAGACGGGAACCCAACGGAGTTtgaaattggagaagaagtatgGCTCGACGCCAGAAATGTCAACCTGAAAACCCTAAGCCCAAAGCTAACGGAACAGCGCTTAGGACCATTCAAAGTCaccgagaaaatctccagtcGCGCATACAGACTTGAACTTCCACCAACCATGCGCATTCATAATGTATTCTACGTAGGTCTACTATCAAAAGTTAAAAGGGATAAGACGCGCGCCTTTGAAAATTGTCCACCACCAGTCACAGTggacggagaagaggaatacaaggtggaagggataaccgatgcagaagaacgcaacgggaagtggtttttccaagtaaaatggaagggttacggcTCCAaagaaaacacgtgggagccCAGAGAGAACCTAAAAAACGCAGAAAAAATTTTGGAGAAGTACGAGAAGgacatgagaaagaaggcccttggcgctgccaaggcccttaaggggggggcagtgttgtag
- a CDS encoding Reverse transcriptase from mobile element jockey protein — translation MSVDTGQFSDPISDFSDLPSISTRASNVIRRYTSSFSINSKKSKNNDGSTSISATSSPPDLKRKSSLPSIKTAHYTHMVPDSQVSIECASTCAFVADAGMDDDSDENSSNRSSLSSRGISRTSTPSHRGQDDNSDRSHTPTQNFFPREAKALPDPEMCTQQILDEDEKIQGLNSFNDVHLDLTKMFNSDNQCVGNWVNSTPNLLRDILETFRVNMQSIGNISLGMSRARDNMCFEMSKICNEFADLYMQVINDNNPQIEQHGQDKNPTLSNTEMEVDGGDLCYNRGYETSHTNLESTPTHGHSWADMPQYPPAEYYNTHNQDLLQVIISVANDIKSIKSRMDRIENQTNRTPPPKPKPQPTQPHPKGNAAPPNANPNPTAPPKKKTMAQVLMEGPKDKTGESQPSNTAPPPVSISKGTEASAVRFIFRFSHGAPDDTKKRLTPLEVSRRLKGVFNDRMGLNQCRVLESKWNLRGNLILIFPAHSNPSAISQMEPQIRNALGLRTGCAFTRDTKWSKVIIAGVPTGFSESGDDQVITKNELMDEVRKHKSTEKLTITQVPDWTIRPEDIKSSYGSIAFAFEDPDGLGATNQFFNPATAVPRTATSKPTATGNLGVRDVDTAILPNNTTINANYATTRLERKGPHALTQLDLDVIQLNVAGCHLRVHSMLNDKSYQAASILMIQDPWWGRIGYDKSIDPKSINIYGTTSSPFWMCFSPPGISGPKGPGVSIYVRRDIPDLHARYSDTLPPHPDVLAIDVIYKGSRTTLVNAYLHGDSERYDESLNHLICHPYPTSHPIIIAGDFNAHHPNWALEGSKWVNNLPNPSARLLDNWASENDFHVLNDLTVPTRNGKKGQADSIIDLTLLNSIAVDAFVDFDWTCEAEGAMGSDHNIISWAIGAHDQTDAATHPKPPPTFTIDPELEEEWTNAFVAHLSNENLPSQPKTPSELDSMAVGILQAMANATEDSMPKKKQGAKSRRSPWWNSECSKALRDLKHPPDNRSRDARRACLRGAIRRARKSHADQVCKAASIGNVFRFTNWYKGKRRAPLPPIRFGGGLVTVPQQKAIALTDKFFPKATSSRVSLEPLGIPQAPERPWHNITKEEIETALASSSNTSSPGAFGTNYRLLKWAFSVRPNPILNLYNGCLTLGYHPSCLRNAVIAVIPKPNRSNMSDPKSYRPISLLETLSKCLEKVVTRRLIFEAGKFDLIPHSQFGGRDMTSCADAGLCLTHDTRTQWALGNHVSLLTMDVSGYFNNVDHARLIFTLKRLGYAHEICQWIQSYLLERTAQPKIDETLCDPINLPAVGIPQGSPLSPILSSIYSIPLLRAIQDPQALTYAYVDDFSILAFSDSHASNTTILQNIANTANNTLRALGLEFELPKSDLIHFTSRKQQPSNAQITLTHDLGTSVITPKVVVRWLGFYLDQKLNFKEHVRYMANKANAILAGLRMLADTVKGMSMRHARILFIACVRPILTYGSLIWFHGNNQKTMIDPIQKAQNMGIRWLTGAFKTSPTDALHHLASIPPIHIYLQRLNTNAATKLRALPRHAEISRRLPKAWDSHDPTLPHPPEPKRRQTAVPSPIVRLAALSHPESEFQTPYLNPPWVPENPFPGRLQFAFPPAGSPKDRRAKIAENANRLIDALAHEGTLIGFSDGSKEVRSGVRKVGVGYSIVWKKEEVAKFSGGIGPRADIFDAEMLALALIVRRCTRFAKSHNILRIHIFSDNLAAVRIINKCSPHAAQYASILFRKEAHTFLQGNARRSIVVQWIPGHSKIEGNERADKLANAGLDSRPTPFFNRTATWAKCRATQRAAKSWGRLWAEHPHSKTVQKHIPRPPALKLHPIFQNPSIPRSVSSRLIHVMTGHGCFGEYKARMPFINGSAKCQCGDPNQTIPHLLFHCPLAEDSRKLLFEAAPDLNPATLFGTPKGLEAVAKFIYHSGIGLYK, via the exons ATGTCTGTTGATACAGGACAGTTTAGTGATCCCATCTCAGATTTCTCCGATTTACCCAGTATTTCTACTCGGGCAAGCAATGTCATTAGACGATACACCTCTTCCTTCTCTATTAATTCCAAAAAATCCAAAAATAACGACGGGTCGACTTCGATTTCGGCAACCTCGTCGCCTCCCGATCTCAAACGAAAGTCATCCCTCCCATCAATTAAAACTGCCCACTATACCCACATGGTTCCCGATAGCCAAGTCTCGATAGAGTGCGCAAGCACGTGCGCGTTCGTGGCAGACGCGGGCATGGACGATGACTCGGACGAAAACTCAAGTAACCGATCTTCCCTCAGCTCAAGAGGTATCTCCCGAACGTCTACCCCAAGTCATCGAGGGCAGGACGACAACTCCGACAGAAGCCACACCCCAACCCAAAATTTCTTCCCGCGCGAGGCAAAAGCTCTGCCTGACCCGGAGATGTGCACGCAGCAAATCCTTGACGAGGATGAGAAAATCCAAGGCCTGAATTCATTCAATGACGTACACTTAGATCTAACGAAAATGTTTAACTCAGACAACCAGTGCGTAGGGAACTGGGTTAACTCCACCCCAAACCTCCTCAGAGACATTCTCGAGACATTCCGAGTGAACATGCAGTCGATTGGCAATATCAGTCTAGGCATGTCCCGCGCGAGGGATAACATGTGCTTCGAAATGTCGAAAATCTGCAACGAATTCGCAGACTTATACATGCAAGTCATCAACGACAACAACCCCCAAATTGAGCAACACGGGCAAGACAAAAACCCCACGCTAAGTAACACAGAAATGGAAGTAGATGGTGGTGACCTGTGCTATAACAGAGGCTACGAGACTAGCCACACCAACCTCGAAAGTACCCCTACCCACGGACATTCATGGGCCGACATGCCTCAATACCCTCCCGCCGAatattacaacacccacaaccaAGATCTACTCCAAGTCATCATATCGGTGGCCAATGACATCAAAAGTATCAAGAGCCGCATGGACCGTATCGAAAATCAAACCAACCGTACTCCCCCGCCAAAACCAAAACCCCAGCCTACCCAACCCCATCCGAAAGGGAACGCCGCACCACCCAACGCAAACCCCAACCCGACTGCACCTCCTAAAAAGAAAACAATGGCCCAAGTCTTAATGGAAGGCCCGAAGGACAAAACCGGTGAGTCCCAACCTAGTAATACCGCACCTCCCCCGGTCTCGATATCAAAGGGAACTGAGGCGAGCGCCGTTCGCTTCATCTTCCGATTCTCACATGGTGCCCCGGATGACACCAAGAAAAGACTTACACCCTTAGAGGTCAGTCGTCGCCTCAAGGGCGTATTCAATGACCGCATGGGCCTAAACCAGTGCCGTGTCCTAGAGTCCAAGTGGAATCTCCGGGGGAACCTTATACTAATATTCCCAGCTCACTCGAACCCAAGCGCCATAAGCCAGATGGAGCCCCAGATCCGAAACGCGCTAGGCCTCAGAACCGGCTGCGCATTTACGAGAGACACCAAGTGGTCCAAAGTAATAATTGCTGGGGTTCCTACGGGATTCTCGGAATCTGGAGATGATCAGGTCATAACCAAGAACGAACTGATGGACGAGGTACGTAAACACAAATCTACGGAAAAACTAACAATCACACAAGTCCCCGACTGGACTATTCGCCCGGAGGACATCAAGTCCTCTTACGGTTCTATTGCTTTCGCATTCGAAGACCCCGATG GGCTTGGAGCAACAAACCAATTCTTCAATCCTGCAACCGCTGTGCCTCGTACGGCCACGTCCAAACCCACTGCCACAGGAAACCTAGGTGTACGCGATGTGGATACAGCCATCCTACCGAACAACACGACAATAAATGCAAACTATGCCACAACGAGGCTCGAGCGAAAGGGGCCCCATGCCCTCACCCAGCTCGAT CTCGATGTTATTCAGTTGAACGTGGCGGGCTGTCACCTCCGCGTCCACTCTATGCTCAACGACAAGTCATACCAAGCTGCCTCGATCCTCATGATCCAAGACCCCTGGTGGGGAAGGATAGGCTACGATAAATCTATTGATCCTAAGTCTATTAATATTTATGGGACCACCAGCTCCCCCTTCTGGATGTGTTTCTCTCCTCCGGGCATCAGCGGCCCCAAAGGCCCTGGTGTATCTATTTATGTCCGTAGAGATATCCCCGATCTCCACGCGCGCTACTCCGACACCCTCCCACCTCATCCCGACGTGCTAGCTATTGACGTTATTTATAAAGGCTCTCGCACCACACTCGTTAACGCGTACCTACATGGTGACTCAGAAAGATACGATGAGTCACTTAACCATTTAATTTGCCACCCCTACCCGACTTCCCACCCAATAATTATTGCCGGGGACTTTAACGCTCACCACCCAAACTGGGCCCTCGAGGGGTCAAAGTGGGTCAACAACCTCCCTAACCCCAGCGCTAGACTACTGGACAACTGGGCTTCGGAGAATGATTTCCACGTTCTTAATGACCTTACAGTACCTACACGCAACGGAAAGAAAGGCCAAGCCGACTCAATCATCGACCTCACATTGCTCAATAGCATCGCTGTTGATGCTTTTGTGGATTTCGACTGGACATGCGAAGCCGAAGGAGCCATGGGATCTGATCACAATATTATTTCATGGGCGATAGGCGCACACGATCAAACTGATGCCGCAACGCACCCGAAACCTCCCCCTACCTTCACTATCGATCCCGAACTTGAGGAAGAATGGACAAACGCTTTCGTAGCACACCTGTCCAACGAAAATCTCCCCTCCCAACCCAAAACACCAAGCGAACTAGACTCCATGGCAGTTGGCATCCTCCAAGCAATGGCGAACGCTACTGAGGACTCCATGCCTAAGAAGAAACAAGGAGCAAAAAGCAGACGCTCTCCGTGGTGGAACTCCGAATGTTCAAAGGCATTGCGCGATCTCAAACATCCCCCCGACAACCGCTCTCGCGACGCCCGCCGTGCATGCCTGCGGGGCGCTATCAGACGCGCTCGTAAATCTCACGCCGACCAAGTCTGCAAAGCTGCATCCATTGGAAATGTATTCCGATTCACCAACTGGTACAAGGGCAAACGTCGAGCACCCCTCCCTCCGATACGATTTGGTGGAGGGCTGGTCACAGTGCCACAACAGAAAGCTATCGCGCTGACCGATAAATTCTTCCCAAAAGCCACATCCTCTCGGGTCTCCCTCGAACCCCTCGGGATCCCCCAAGCCCCCGAAAGACCGTGGCACAATATCACTAAGGAGGAAATAGAGACTGCACTCGCAAGCTCCTCCAACACTTCATCACCCGGAGCCTTTGGAACCAACTACCGTCTATTAAAATGGGCTTTCTCAGTCAGGCCGAACCCCATCCTTAATCTGTACAACGGCTGTCTCACCCTTGGATACCATCCGTCCTGCCTCCGGAACGCGGTCATAGCGGTCATACCCAAGCCAAACCGCAGCAATATGTCTGATCCCAAGTCCTACCGACCTATTTCGCTCCTGGAGACCCTCTCAAAATGCCTCGAGAAAGTGGTTACGCGTCGTCTTATCTTTGAAGCTGGCAAATTCGACCTTATTCCTCATTCACAATTTGGCGGACGCGACATGACCTCTTGTGCAGACGCCGGATTGTGCCTCACGCACGACACGAGAACCCAATGGGCCCTTGGGAACCATGTCTCGCTACTCACGATGGATGTCTCTGGATATTTCAATAATGTTGACCACGCCAGGTTAATTTTCACTTTGAAAAGACTGGGATACGCGCACGAAATCTGCCAGTGGATCCAATCCTACCTACTCGAGAGAACCGCGCAACCGAAAATCGACGAAACTCTGTGCGACCCAATCAACTTGCCCGCGGTCGGTATCCCCCAGGGATCCCCCCTCTCACCCATATTGTCATCAATTTACTCTATTCCCCTCCTACGTGCAATTCAAGATCCCCAAGCTCTCACCTATGCTTACGTCGACGATTTCTCCATTCTCGCCTTCTCCGACTCGCACGCTTCCAATACCACAATCCTTCAGAACATTGCAAACACCGCCAACAACACTCTCAGAGCACTTGGACTAGAGTTTGAACTCCCAAAATCCGACCTTATTCACTTCACCTCTCGCAAACAACAACCATCTAATGCCCAAATCACGCTCACACATGACCTCGGCACTTCCGTAATAACACCCAAAGTTGTGGTTCGCTGGTTGGGATTCTACCTGGATCAAAAACTTAATTTCAAGGAGCATGTACGCTACATGGCCAACAAGGCGAACGCAATTCTAGCTGGTCTCCGTATGCTAGCTGACACTGTCAAGGGCATGTCCATGAGACACGCACGTATCTTATTCATTGCGTGCGTCAGACCCATTCTCACATACGGCTCCCTCATTTGGTTTCACGGTAACAACCAAAAAACAATGATCGACCCGATACAAAAAGCCCAGAATATGGGGATTAGGTGGCTCACCGGAGCATTCAAAACCTCTCCAACGGACGCCCTACACCACCTCGCCTCCATTCCTCCCATCCACATCTACCTCCAAAGACTCAACACAAACGCTGCCACCAAATTGAGAGCCCTGCCCAGACACGCGGAAATTAGCCGCCGCCTCCCTAAGGCCTGGGACTCCCATGATCCCACCTTACCACACCCCCCCGAGCCTAAACGTCGCCAGACAGCCGTCCCTTCCCCCATCGTCCGACTAGCGGCACTGTCACACCCAGAATCCGAATTCCAAACCCCGTACCTTAACCCCCCCTGGGTCCCGGAAAATCCCTTCCCCGGCAGACTACAATTCGCCTTCCCCCCTGCCGGCTCCCCAAAAGATCGCCGAGCAAAGATTGCGGAGAACGCCAACCGCCTGATCGACGCACTCGCGCACGAGGGAACCCTGATTGGATTCTCCGACGGTTCAAAAGAGGTCCGTTCGGGAGTCCGGAAAGTAGGAGTTGGATACAGCATCGTATGGAAGAAAGAGGAGGTCGCCAAATTCAGCGGCGGCATCGGCCCTCGCGCGGACATATTTGACGCCGAAATGCTCGCGCTTGCGCTCATTGTCCGCAGATGCACGCGATTTGCAAAGTCACACAATATTCTCAGAATCCACATCTTCTCGGACAACCTAGCCGCCGTACGCATTATCAACAAATGCAGCCCCCATGCCGCCCAATACGCATCAATACTATTCCGAAAAGAGGCCCACACATTCCTTCAAGGCAACGCAAGGAGGTCAATCGTGGTCCAATGGATCCCAGGCCACTCCAAAATCGAAGGCAACGAACGTGCGGACAAACTGGCTAACGCAGGACTCGACTCCCGCCCCACGCCGTTCTTTAACCGGACCGCTACCTGGGCCAAATGCCGCGCCACTCAACGCGCAGCCAAGTCATGGGGACGCTTATGGGCAGAACACCCCCACTCAAAAACGGTCCAAAAACACATCCCACGTCCCCCGGCACTCAAATTGCACCCAATATTCCAAAACCCCAGTATCCCTCGATCGGTGTCCTCCCGCCTCATCCACGTCATGACAGGCCACGGCTGCTTCGGCGAATACAAGGCCAGAATGCCTTTCATTAACGGAAGCGCCAAGTGCCAATGTGGCGACCCGAACCAAACCATCCCCCACCTCCTGTTCCACTGCCCGCTTGCCGAAGACAGCCGCAAGCTCCTTTTCGAAGCGGCACCAGACCTCAACCCCGCAACCCTCTTCGGGACCCCCAAGGGATTGGAAGCGGTCGCCAAATTCATCTACCATTCCGGAATTGGCCTATATAAATAG
- a CDS encoding The BTB (BR-C, ttk and bab)/POZ (Pox virus and Zinc finger) domain yields the protein MKSTTAVDRCEGFTHGDLVLRSVDGDEFHVHSAVLSVASPVFKDMFTACSPQSGQLIMMAETSEMLRIMLGFIYPKRSPVICSFETLEKAFHVADKYQLDDMHHQLRQSLSLADSPVSVFRDPLGALRIASSLGFQDEVNLAISVSQNQYQLNTIDCLLEVAERTPDSIPWIKLLAIPLIRNEIISDVLLNFYEAPMRLAGSSFTRALCESCSESHHYGAHNSPPEWQARWARGVTEELKKKPANEWERYFGTEYLLEAVSRYDMPIRTPRGDCTCVEKVKFYEYEFLGWSSHVLRSLQSRLECLKKLEALS from the exons ATGAAGTCAACCACCGCTGTTGACCGTTGCGAGG GCTTTACCCATGGGGATCTTGTGCTCCGGTCCGTGGATGGAGACGAGTTCCATGTTCATTCAGCTGTCCTTTCTGTTGCTTCCCCCGTCTTCAAGGATATGTTCACGGCTTGTTCGCCCCAATCAGGGCAGCTCATTATGATGGCAGAGACATCAGAGATGCTTCGTATCATGCTTGGATTCATTTATCCGAAACGTTCTCCCGTGATTTGCTCCTTCGAAACTCTTGAAAAAGCCTTTCATGTTGCGGACAAGTACCAACTCGATGATATGCATCACCAACTCAGACAAAGCCTATCTCTCGCTGACTCTCCAGTTTCGGTTTTCCGCGATCCTTTGGGAGCCCTCCGCATCGCTTCGTCTCTTGGATTCCAAGACGAAGTTAACCTTGCCATCTCTGTCTCACAAAATCAATATCAGCTCAACACTATAGATTGCTTGTTAGAAGTAGCAGAGAGAACACCTGATTCGATTCCCTGGATTAAGCTTCTTGCTATCCCTCTTATCCGAAACGAGATAATATCGGACGTCTTGCTCAATTTTTATGAGGCGCCGATGAGGCTTGCTGGTTCATCGTTCACTAGAGCTCTATGCGAGTCTTGTTCCGAGTCTCATCATTATGGTGCACACAATAGTCCACCTGAATGGCAGGCCAGATGGGCCCGTGGAGTAACGGAGGAGCTGAAGAAGAAACCGGCGAACGAGTGGGAGCGCTACTTTGGAACAGAATaccttcttgaggctgtttCTCGGTACGACATGCCAATTCGTACCCCGCGCGGCGATTGCACTTGTGTGGAAAAGGTTAAATTTTATGAATACGAGTTCCTTGGGTGGTCGTCTCATGTGCTCCGCTCACTTCAATCCCGCTTGGAGTGCCTAAAGAAGCTCGAAGCGCTAAGCTAA